A segment of the Thermotoga sp. genome:
AAAAAACTGGAGGGAGAAAAAAGACTTCTGGATTGGGAGGACGTCAAATCTGAGTGAGTCATGATATTCGCTGGCTCCCCAAAGGGAAAGCCTGTTTTTTGGCGTGTTGTGGGCCATGGAAATTGAGTGAATTCTTCTACATCCTTGGAAGCAAAAATCAAAGCCGCGTAACTCATTACCCTCGAACTTGCCGAAGGTTCGTGTGTTCACTGGATGTGCAAAGTTGATACGTGTCCATGCCTTATGTTTTCCCTTTTGAGGAGATGACGCTCACTCTAGAATCCTTTCGAGTTTTTTCAAAATGAAATCTCTCAATGTTTCAGCAAGTGATAAGGCTTCTTTAGCTTCCTCTCGTGATGGTATGTAAAAAGTATCAGGATATCTAACATCAACAGCGTAAAATGTGAGCTCTTCCAGCTTCTCCAGATCGAGTTTTTTAAAGTCTTCGTCCTTTTCAATACAAAGCTCAAGCAAAGTGGCTATATCGTGTGTTTTTCCAACCCTTATGTTTGCAAAGGTAAGGTAAGCTTTGAGGAGTTTTTCTACAGCCTGCTGCGAGTGAAAACATATAGATTCAGTGGGAGAACCTTTGGATTCCATCAAAATTCTGGCAGTTTTCAGATCGGACTCTGCTTTTTGAATCCAGCGCTTTATAATATCCTTCTTGTCGGTCATAGCAATATCCCTTCTTTTACAGCTTCGCTCGATATTGTGTTCACCACGGATTTTTCGCTCTCAAATTCCTGCTCCGACTTTATGATAATATCGAACGAGTGCCTCGGGAATTTCCTGTGCAGAGCTTTGTATATCTTTCGCCAGACATCTCGCTTTTCCCGAGGGCCGATCTGTTCCTTCAAAACAACAAGTATATCCCAGTCACTCTCTGGCATATGATCTTTACGAGCTCTTGAACCAAAAAGTATTATCTTGATCAACGTTAAATTATCTTCTTCAAGGGCGTTTTCTATTTCTTTTCTAAGATCATTCTCCATTTTCCACACCTCTGTTTTTTTCATTCTTCCACTCTTCAAGAGGTACCATGAACCTTACCATTTCGACCTTTTCCTTGGACAGGAGTCTTTCAGCTGGATTCCGAATGATGTAGAAAGTGGGACTTGTTGCTGCATTTGTCACAATGTACAGATAGCACTGATCTTTAAATCTTTTCACCTTGAACCACTCGTTGGGTGTTAAAGCCACTTCCTCTTCACCTGATTTTGCTTTGACCTCTATGCCATCCTGTGAGCTTTATCTACAATCACCAGATCTCAGCTCACGGAACTCAGACTTACAAGAATTTCATCCTGCTTTGCAAAATCGATAGATGTTATTACCTGATCATATTCTTCCCATGGATTCTCACCGTAGTGGGAACTGAATGTGCCTCTATCAAGAACAACAAATATTTCATCAAATTTCTCTTTCAACTCTCTCCCCCATTGTTCTTTCAAATGACCGGGTACAACGATCAAGATCTTTTTTGCGATACCTCTGAGTTTCAACTCCTTCAATACAAGACCTGCCATTATTGTTTTCCCGGCTCCGGGGCTATCGACTATACCTGATACATGGCTGCTTTAGGATGTATCCATAGTCTTATAAAGGATCAAAGAGGAAGGTTATTCGAAACGGCTTGCTTCTAGAAAAAGAAAGACATTCTCGGGATTTCCCATGAAACTTCTTTCTAATTCTAATATGCTTAATCGATCTAGATCATCTTTGCTCAATATTTGATCTACGAATTCCCTTGATTCCAACTTGCTTCCCAAGATGCGGAAATAATTTTCATCAACTTTTTGCATCTTTTCGATCCTAACAGGCTCACTCCAGAAGGGTCCTTTCACAACGCTTCCTTCTTTTAGCATAAAAGATCCCCCTTATACCCCAAACCTCCATGCCGCCCATTTTTCTATCTCTTCAACAGGTTTTTTCAATCTGTACGTCACAGGCA
Coding sequences within it:
- a CDS encoding HEPN domain-containing protein, encoding MTDKKDIIKRWIQKAESDLKTARILMESKGSPTESICFHSQQAVEKLLKAYLTFANIRVGKTHDIATLLELCIEKDEDFKKLDLEKLEELTFYAVDVRYPDTFYIPSREEAKEALSLAETLRDFILKKLERILE
- a CDS encoding nucleotidyltransferase domain-containing protein; protein product: MENDLRKEIENALEEDNLTLIKIILFGSRARKDHMPESDWDILVVLKEQIGPREKRDVWRKIYKALHRKFPRHSFDIIIKSEQEFESEKSVVNTISSEAVKEGILL
- a CDS encoding DUF3883 domain-containing protein, with the translated sequence MEVKAKSGEEEVALTPNEWFKVKRFKDQCYLYIVTNAATSPTFYIIRNPAERLLSKEKVEMVRFMVPLEEWKNEKNRGVENGE
- a CDS encoding SNF2-related protein, with translation MVDSPGAGKTIMAGLVLKELKLRGIAKKILIVVPGHLKEQWGRELKEKFDEIFVVLDRGTFSSHYGENPWEEYDQVITSIDFAKQDEILVSLSSVS